In Pseudomonas fakonensis, one DNA window encodes the following:
- a CDS encoding tetratricopeptide repeat protein — MIRSKQLALAISLVLMLPWSLNHAAVLTSEQVQAKTQGMILYRQKKTAEHYLRIAAQAGDSEAQYYLAEELRLASRYMTGEAHKWYVAAAEQGDYYAMYQLATSGNDLCEVMGNCPVGERSARDWYRLARSTTEQLAEQGDGEAMYMRALMGGGSSWLERSAEAGYPEAQYRLAMMYKDGEKFYFPPWGRGEKVEALLKSAGESGHRTAMDYYIEILQKRGEEERVREIVVDMVLQGDADAVSAYGAYLAHTPEGMGFELDLVKGYGLIWTLLELDGGGAMDVYVAEKLEKIGKKMTGLSDFLCAGR, encoded by the coding sequence ATGATTCGGTCCAAGCAGCTGGCGCTGGCCATATCCCTTGTCTTGATGCTGCCATGGTCCCTGAATCACGCTGCTGTGCTTACCTCTGAACAGGTACAGGCGAAGACTCAAGGCATGATTCTGTATCGCCAGAAAAAGACTGCTGAGCACTACCTGAGGATAGCTGCACAGGCAGGAGATAGCGAGGCACAGTATTACTTGGCGGAAGAGCTCAGGCTGGCAAGTCGATACATGACCGGCGAAGCTCACAAGTGGTATGTCGCCGCCGCTGAGCAAGGTGACTACTATGCAATGTATCAACTGGCAACAAGCGGTAATGACCTCTGCGAAGTAATGGGGAATTGTCCGGTGGGTGAGCGTAGCGCCAGGGATTGGTATCGCTTGGCGAGGAGTACTACGGAGCAATTGGCCGAGCAAGGTGATGGTGAGGCGATGTATATGCGAGCCTTGATGGGAGGTGGGTCATCTTGGTTGGAACGCTCGGCAGAAGCCGGATATCCGGAAGCTCAATATCGTTTAGCTATGATGTATAAAGATGGTGAAAAATTCTACTTTCCTCCTTGGGGACGTGGGGAAAAAGTAGAGGCCCTGTTGAAAAGTGCGGGTGAGTCGGGACACCGTACTGCCATGGACTACTATATTGAAATTCTTCAGAAGCGTGGTGAGGAGGAGAGGGTTAGGGAGATAGTTGTCGATATGGTGTTGCAAGGAGATGCTGATGCAGTAAGTGCCTACGGTGCTTATCTTGCTCATACACCGGAGGGAATGGGCTTTGAACTGGACCTTGTTAAGGGTTATGGCTTGATCTGGACTCTGCTTGAGCTGGATGGTGGAGGAGCAATGGACGTTTATGTCGCAGAAAAGCTTGAGAAGATTGGCAAAAAAATGACGGGACTGTCAGATTTTTTGTGTGCGGGCCGGTAA
- a CDS encoding tetratricopeptide repeat protein: MLKRISGVALALYSVLALSSPLANAAVLTAEQAKAKEEGLVLYRQKKANSAQPYLRIAAQAGDSEAQYYLAESLQLANKFMTGEAHKWYVAAAEQGDYYAMYQLARSGDDLCQIMESCPVDKRSPEDWYRLARNTTERLAEQGDGEAMYMLALMGGGFPWLERSAEAGYPEAEYSLAIMYKDGDKFYFPPWRKGEKIEALFKHAGESGHRIAMDYYMDILQKRGDLETVRNIIVEMALEGDASAVGAYGVYLSHTPEGLGFELDLVKGYGLMWTLLELDGGGGMEVYVEDKLKEIGEKMTSEQIEQAKAFAVEWKATHPPLSFFTRKLKY; the protein is encoded by the coding sequence TTGTTGAAAAGGATTAGTGGAGTAGCGCTGGCGTTGTATTCTGTTCTTGCGCTCTCTTCACCTCTGGCTAATGCTGCCGTGCTCACAGCTGAACAAGCGAAAGCGAAGGAAGAAGGGCTGGTCCTGTACCGTCAGAAGAAAGCTAATTCGGCCCAACCCTACCTTAGAATAGCGGCCCAAGCTGGAGATAGCGAAGCCCAATACTACCTGGCGGAGTCGCTGCAGCTGGCCAATAAATTCATGACTGGTGAAGCTCACAAGTGGTACGTCGCGGCGGCTGAGCAAGGTGATTATTATGCGATGTATCAACTGGCAAGGAGTGGCGATGATCTCTGCCAGATTATGGAGAGCTGCCCGGTTGATAAGCGTAGTCCTGAGGACTGGTATCGCCTGGCGCGTAATACTACGGAGCGATTGGCGGAGCAAGGTGATGGAGAAGCGATGTACATGCTCGCGCTGATGGGGGGCGGTTTTCCTTGGTTGGAGCGTTCTGCAGAAGCGGGTTATCCGGAAGCTGAGTATAGTTTAGCAATCATGTATAAGGATGGAGATAAGTTTTACTTTCCTCCTTGGAGGAAGGGGGAAAAAATTGAGGCGCTTTTCAAACATGCTGGTGAGTCGGGCCACCGTATAGCCATGGATTACTATATGGATATTCTTCAGAAACGTGGCGACTTAGAAACGGTGCGGAACATTATTGTAGAAATGGCGTTGGAAGGAGACGCTAGCGCGGTAGGTGCTTATGGTGTGTACCTTTCTCATACTCCGGAAGGGTTGGGGTTTGAGCTTGACCTAGTAAAGGGATATGGTCTGATGTGGACTTTGCTTGAGCTGGACGGGGGCGGCGGGATGGAGGTCTACGTTGAGGATAAGCTTAAAGAAATAGGAGAGAAGATGACGTCTGAGCAAATAGAACAAGCCAAAGCATTTGCCGTCGAGTGGAAAGCTACGCATCCGCCGCTATCTTTCTTTACTCGAAAGCTGAAGTATTAA
- a CDS encoding tetratricopeptide repeat protein, with protein MRSRKLVLALALIFTLPWSLNHAAVLTAEQAQAKTQGMILYRQKKNAMPYLKVAAQAGDSEAQYYLAEQIKLDNRYMTSEAHKWYVAAAEQGDYYAMYQLATSGNDLCEVMGNCPVGERSARDWYRLARSTTEQLAEQGDGEAMYMRALMGGGSSWLERSAEAGYPEAQYRLAMMYKDGEKFYFPPWERGRKIEALLKSAGESGHRTAMDYYIEVLQKRGEDERVREIVVDMVLQGDANAVSAYGAYLAHTPEGMGFELDVVKGYGLISTLLELDGGGAMLVYAERKLEAIARKMTSEQLEQAKVFAVQWKATHPPLSFFRRKLEY; from the coding sequence ATGCGATCCAGAAAGTTAGTGCTGGCGTTAGCTCTCATTTTTACGCTGCCATGGTCCTTGAATCACGCCGCTGTACTCACTGCTGAGCAGGCACAGGCGAAGACCCAAGGCATGATTTTATATCGTCAGAAAAAGAATGCCATGCCCTATCTTAAAGTAGCGGCGCAGGCTGGTGATAGTGAAGCTCAGTATTATCTGGCGGAACAGATTAAATTGGATAATCGCTACATGACCAGCGAGGCCCATAAGTGGTATGTCGCCGCTGCTGAGCAAGGTGACTACTATGCAATGTATCAACTGGCAACAAGCGGTAATGACCTCTGCGAAGTAATGGGGAATTGTCCGGTGGGTGAGCGTAGCGCTAGGGATTGGTATCGCTTGGCGAGGAGTACTACGGAGCAATTGGCCGAGCAAGGTGATGGTGAGGCGATGTATATGCGAGCCTTGATGGGAGGTGGGTCATCTTGGTTGGAACGCTCGGCAGAAGCCGGATATCCGGAAGCTCAATATCGTTTAGCTATGATGTATAAAGATGGTGAGAAATTCTACTTTCCTCCTTGGGAGCGTGGGAGAAAAATAGAGGCCTTGTTGAAAAGTGCGGGTGAGTCGGGACACCGTACTGCCATGGACTACTATATTGAAGTTCTTCAGAAGCGTGGTGAAGATGAGAGGGTTAGGGAGATAGTTGTCGATATGGTGCTGCAAGGAGATGCTAACGCAGTAAGTGCCTACGGGGCTTACCTTGCTCATACACCGGAGGGGATGGGTTTCGAGTTGGACGTTGTTAAGGGCTATGGCCTGATCTCGACACTGCTTGAACTGGATGGTGGTGGTGCCATGCTCGTTTATGCTGAAAGAAAGCTAGAAGCTATTGCGAGAAAGATGACGTCTGAGCAGCTTGAACAAGCAAAAGTTTTTGCTGTGCAATGGAAAGCTACCCATCCGCCGCTATCTTTCTTCAGGCGAAAACTAGAGTACTAA
- a CDS encoding tetratricopeptide repeat protein: protein MRSKDIALVLSFLLILPFSLCHAAVLTAEQAKAKNEGMILYRQKKTAEPYLRVAALAGDSEAQYYLAEELKLASRYMTSEAHKWYVAAAEQGDYYAMYQLARGGDDLCEIMENCPADKRSAKDWYRLARSTTERLAEQGDGEAMYMLALLGGGFPWLERSANAGYPEAEYRLAIMYKDGDKFYFPPWRRGEKIEALFKHAGESGHRIAMDYYLDILEKRGDIDSVRRIIVDLASQGDANAVGTYAAYVAHTPDKMGFALDLVKGYGLMWTLLELDGGGAMDVFVADMLEEIGRKMTSEQIEQAKAFAVEWKATHPPLSFFTRKLEY, encoded by the coding sequence ATGCGATCTAAAGATATAGCGCTGGTGCTGTCTTTCCTCCTAATATTGCCATTTTCTCTGTGTCACGCCGCAGTGCTCACTGCAGAACAGGCGAAGGCGAAAAACGAAGGCATGATCTTGTATCGCCAGAAAAAGACTGCTGAGCCATATCTTCGGGTGGCAGCTCTGGCGGGAGATAGTGAGGCACAGTATTACTTGGCGGAGGAACTAAAATTAGCAAGCCGCTACATGACCAGCGAGGCTCACAAATGGTATGTCGCCGCCGCGGAGCAAGGTGACTACTATGCAATGTATCAATTGGCTAGGGGGGGCGATGACCTCTGCGAGATCATGGAGAACTGCCCAGCAGATAAACGTAGCGCCAAGGACTGGTACCGTCTAGCACGCAGTACGACGGAACGGTTGGCCGAGCAGGGTGATGGTGAGGCTATGTATATGCTTGCCTTGTTGGGGGGGGGATTCCCCTGGCTGGAGCGTTCGGCCAATGCGGGATATCCTGAAGCTGAGTACCGTCTGGCAATCATGTATAAAGACGGTGATAAATTTTATTTTCCACCTTGGAGGCGGGGCGAGAAAATAGAGGCTCTGTTCAAGCACGCTGGTGAGTCTGGGCATCGTATAGCAATGGATTATTACCTCGATATTCTTGAGAAGCGAGGTGATATAGATAGCGTTAGAAGGATAATTGTAGATTTGGCGTCTCAGGGAGATGCTAACGCTGTGGGTACGTATGCGGCCTATGTTGCCCATACGCCAGACAAGATGGGGTTTGCGCTGGATCTTGTAAAAGGTTATGGGCTGATGTGGACGCTGCTTGAGCTGGATGGTGGCGGGGCTATGGATGTTTTTGTTGCGGATATGCTTGAAGAAATTGGCAGGAAAATGACATCTGAGCAAATTGAGCAAGCGAAAGCATTTGCCGTCGAGTGGAAAGCTACGCATCCACCATTGTCTTTCTTTACTCGAAAGCTGGAGTATTAA